GACGACAGCCTTCGACGTGGCTCACCCAGGATTGACCAGCCGCACTTCGTCGCCGATCCGAATCTCCCCATCCTCGAGCACGTCGGCTCGCAGGCCGCCGCGGTGCAAGAGGGGATCGACGAGCGGCTTCCTGATCAGCTCTTCGAGATACTTGCATGGCTCGCACAGGCGCATGCCCTCGCAGAGCAGATTGCCGATGTGGAAGCGATGTCCGACCAGTGCGTTCAGCGCGACTCCACGGGTGGTCAGGTTGCGTCGACCTTCGCCTGGCCGCAGCGCGATTCCCAGGCTGTCGCGCAAGTGCTCGAGCACTTCGGCTTCGATGAGAGTCAGCGCACGGCCAGTGCCCGGCGTTTTGGAGAAGTGACCGCGCCCGCTCGCATAGCGGTCGCCTTCGAGGCCAATCCCCGCAAGCGCGCGGATTCGATCCGTCGCCCGCATTGGCTCGCCCTCGCTTTGGGCGAGATGGATGAACTCGACGCGGCCCGTCTGTGGGTCATTCCCCGCCGACGTCACGGCTTCGAAGAGCAGTAGCGGCATCGGTCGATGGTATCGTGCCGATGTGAGCACGACCAACATCCGCCCCTGCACGGTGGCCGACCTGCCGGCGCTTTTCTCGATCGTCAATGATGCCGCGCAGGCCTACAAAGGCGTCATCCCCGCCGACTGCTGGCATGAGCCTTACATGCCGCTCG
This DNA window, taken from Deltaproteobacteria bacterium, encodes the following:
- a CDS encoding MOSC domain-containing protein, with amino-acid sequence MPLLLFEAVTSAGNDPQTGRVEFIHLAQSEGEPMRATDRIRALAGIGLEGDRYASGRGHFSKTPGTGRALTLIEAEVLEHLRDSLGIALRPGEGRRNLTTRGVALNALVGHRFHIGNLLCEGMRLCEPCKYLEELIRKPLVDPLLHRGGLRADVLEDGEIRIGDEVRLVNPG